A stretch of Caenorhabditis elegans chromosome IV DNA encodes these proteins:
- the F41H10.3 gene encoding RNA-directed RNA polymerase (Confirmed by transcript evidence), which yields MSYRVFSRVDPHVPSTSTAPQRRFQENLQKFKRFFPPNAPPTLWEVCSSKQRSKSLKNTFQTEVRALRGLNFTVLLNPYKNYLNDLTNLSGFTFDDLCQALRFFAFYRKQPVLKSNMEDANELFRLIASCIIYSNDNWRASIDKSTLVDTLSMNILEKQRLKNLKQESSEQKDPIYPPLFQDDELPSVPIQIGRLKDREKVPIPPPPCRNDFSMRQFNPLEDEHLRSMHLWNHVGCNDAKFNGPFERTIKMMSKNNVAIRSKDRRLSDVEYYGDNEDLPSTHISFRLDSVMQLINFDFPKIEDDGYFSKECLDSAWYLYENYQTALHECTTAFAVIRPPSGRTIKPGFVEDGLTTDECSEFHMMGRHIHGFFQVWREEDRGWRESNGKWVPRRYLVDIYNHIMFPLFVKWELWPSTLKWAFDKYSLYGLRLMSMIRRHPQELLNAGENLFSRYPSHLLESNRYDMSTTKGRNQYLSAIQMENNRVVDKHMHSSAYKLLIEEDGRRRKRKPKDEALLGVAAKVRTPRKVLEPPLFAPTRFISSSTPKQRALLVQKENLEKTMINQVPPVVNTPPSPQQTASQLKKTPTSATKRHLPEIEQELKSESVPAPPPTKKMSIIADSWDDHVGNSMEEEHVDEKDSEKMEDSEGRQNVWVPQDRGKEYAPEQYARDIIEHYIPAARDHPPQPQQPPPPLPTPKPPRRRKSGQKTDQTTPSSDAEASSDPAPPVPAAPVAPVVPIVPIVPVHPVPLPNGSVNTPKVKTIAKTTARVLYSIKPQIPPIANKTVYPVKKLTPSVVPSPMILNGNTATASPSKNAASVVVRNAYTFSLQQKAPYYPAGMRPKPTQNGIETPPTGAQSLMRAAFYSESHPTRSPLVPYGFVPPVATSSTFVPAATIPSPASRAIAHQKQMLLNTETCRRVMPFNIQMAFKPRRWDPLPKSSGVLAHSNSTIPYVQRVPNNSTQSDFRPRSFSQNSVASPAPAPVPNAIKRREVGNLKSRQYVPWIANSRALVAAAMATMEETAEKMSSSPLLSSQAPMTTLMPTPPPPAPAPAQASAQSTSATPALVDTISAGSTTTETTTGDSNQSNPPLRTYTSHIRKTPGTTLTPEEIGDAIRTESQRFQEDGDEGPTVKSFLMNIYK from the exons atgtCGTACCGCGTGTTTTCACGCGTCGATCCCCATGTGCCATCGACATCCACAGCTCCACAGCGtcgttttcaagaaaacttgcaaaaattcaagcgattttttccgccaaaCGCACCACCAACACTCTGGGAAGTTTGCTCCTCGAAACAACGCAgcaaatcattgaaaaacacGTTTCAAACG GAAGTACGTGCACTACGAGGACTTAATTTTACAGTATTGCTGAATCCGTACAAA aacTATCTCAATGATCTCACAAATCTATCCGGTTTCACCTTCGATGATCTTTGTCAAGCACTTCGATTCTTTGCATTTTAT aGAAAACAGCCAGTTTTGAAGTCAAATATGGAAGATGCTAACGAATTATTTCGATTAATTGCAAGTTGCATCATTTATTCAAATGATAACTGGAGGGCGTCCATCGATAAATCAACACTAGTGGATACGCTGTCAATGAACATTTTGGAG aagcagAGGCTTAAGAATCTGAAACAAGAATCATCTGAACAAAAAGATCCAATATACCCACCACTATTCCAAGATGATGAGCTACCTTCTGTTCCAATACAAATTGGCAGATTGAAAGACAGAGAAAAAGTACCAATTCCTCCGCCTCCTTGTAGAAATGATTTTTCGATGCGACAATTTAATCCGTTGGAAGATGAACATTTACGATCAATGCACCTGTGGAATCATGTTGGGTGTAATGATGCAAAATTCAATGGGCCATTTGAGAGAACTATCAAAATGATGTCTAAGAATAATGTTGCG ATTCGCTCCAAAGATCGACGATTGAGCGATGTGGAATATTACGGAGACAATGAAGATTTACCATCCACACATATCAGTTTTAGATTAGATTCTGTGATGCAATTGATTAACTTTGATTTCCCCAAAATTGAAGATGATG gaTATTTCTCCAAAGAATGTCTGGATAGTGCATGGTATCTCTACGAGAATTATCAAACTGCTCTTCATGAATGCACAACTGCTTTCGCAGTTATCCGACCTCCATCTGGACGTACAATCAAGCCGGGATTCGTTGAAGATGGCCTAACTACAGACGAATGTTCAGAATTTCATATGATGGGACGACATATTCATGGATTTTTCCAAGTATGGAGGGAAGAGGATCGTGGATGGAGAGAATCAAATGGAAAATGGGTCCCACGGCGATATTTGGTGGATATCTACAATCATATTATGTTTCCATTATTCGTAAAATGGGAACTTTGGCCGTCAACATTGAAATGGGCTTTTGATAAGTACAGCTTGTATGGATTAAGACTAATGTCAATGATTAGAAGACATCCACAAGAATTGTTGAATGCTGGAGAGAACTTATTTTCGAGGTATCCATCGCATTTGTTGGAATCGAATAGATATGATATGAGCACTACGAAAGGACGGAATCAGTATTTATCAGCAATTCAAATGGAGAATAATCGAGTTGTGGACAAGCATATGCACAGTTcg gcttacAAGCTTCTTATCGAAGAGGACGGAAGAAGGAGAAAGAGGAAACCGAAGGATGAAGCTCTACTCGGAGTTGCTGCAAAAGTACGAACACCTCGAAAAGTTCTTGAGCCACCTCTATTTGCTCCAACTCGATTTATTTCTTCATCAACTCCAAAACAACGCGCCCTGCTTGTTCAAAAAGAGAATTTGGAGAAAACAATGATTAATCAAGTGCCACCAGTTGTAAATACACCACCATCCCCACAACAGACTGCTTCACAACTCAAAAAGACGCCAACTTCGGCTACAAAACGTCATTTACCGGAAATTGAGCAAGAATTGAAGTCGGAATCTGTCCCAGCTCCACCACCAACCAAGAAAATGTCAATTATAGCTGACAGTTGGGATGATCATGTTGGTAATTCGATGGAAGAAGAACATGTAGATGAGAAGGATTCGGAGAAAATGGAAGATTCAGAAGGAAGACAGAATGTTTGGGTTCCACAGGATCGAGGAAAAGAATATGCACCTGAACAATATGCGCGAGATATTATCGAACATT ATATTCCTGCTGCTCGAGATCATCCACCTCAACCACAACAACCACCACCTCCACTACCAACGCCGAAGCCTCCACGAAGACGGAAATCCGGTCAGAAAACTGATCAAACGACTCCATCATCAGACGCCGAAGCTTCATCCGATCCTGCACCGCCTGTTCCTGCTGCTCCAGTGGCTCCTGTTGTTCCAATTGTTCCAATTGTTCCAGTTCATCCTGTACCTTTGCCAAACGGAAGTGTAAATACTCCAAAAGTGAAGACGATTGCAAAGACAACAGCACGAGTACTGTATTCCATTAAACCTCAAATACCACCAATTGCGAACAAAACTGTGTATCCTGTCAAGAAGTTGACACCTTCTGTAGTTCCGTCTCCAATGATTTTAAATGGAAATACTGCAACTGCAAGTCCATCGAAAAATGCAGCATCTGTAGTTGTCAGAAATGCATATACATTTTCATTACAGCAAAAAGCTCCAT attatccaGCTGGAATGCGTCCGAAACCAACTCAAAATGGAATTGAAACACCTCCGACAGGAGCACAATCTTTAATGCGTGCAGCCTTCTATAGTGAGAGTCATCCTACACGAAGTCCCCTCGTCCCGTATGGTTTTGTTCCTCCAGTTGCCACATCATCTACTTTTGTACCTGCTGCAACAATACCATCACCTGCTAGCCGAGCAATAGCTCATCAGAAGCAAATGCTCTTAAATACGGAAACGTGTCGACGCGTTATGCCGTTTAATATTCAAATGG CATTCAAACCACGTCGTTGGGATCCTCTTCCGAAATCTTCTGGTGTTTTGGCTCATTCAAATTCAACAATACCATATGTTCAGCGAGTCCCCAACAACTCAACACAATCAGACTTTCGGCCGAGAAGCTTCAGTCAAAATAGTGTTGCTTCCCCGGCTCCTGCTCCTGTTCCAAATGCAATAAAGAGAAGAGAAGTAGGGAATTTAAAATCTCGGCAGTATGTGCCATGGATCGCAAATAGCAGGGCGTTGGTGGCAGCGGCGATGGCAACGATGGAGGAGACGGCTGAAAAGATGTCTTCGAGCCCGTTACTATCGTCACAGGCTCCGATGACAACTTTGATGCCAACTCCTCCTCCTCCGGCTCCGGCTCCTGCTCAAGCATCTGCACAATCAACATCAGCAACTCCAGCATTGGTGGATACAATATCGGCTGGTTCAACGACTACAGAAACAACTACAGGCGATTCAAATCAgtcaaa tcctCCTTTACGGACGTACACATCACACATTCGAAAAACTCCTGGAACAACACTGACACCTGAAGAAATCGGCGACGCGATTCGAACTGAAAGTCAAAGATTTCAAGAGGATGGTGATGAAGGGCCAACAGTGAAAAGCTTCCTAATGAACATCTACAAATGA
- the F41H10.3 gene encoding RNA-directed RNA polymerase (Confirmed by transcript evidence), whose product MSYRVFSRVDPHVPSTSTAPQRRFQENLQKFKRFFPPNAPPTLWEVCSSKQRSKSLKNTFQTEVRALRGLNFTVLLNPYKNYLNDLTNLSGFTFDDLCQALRFFAFYRKQPVLKSNMEDANELFRLIASCIIYSNDNWRASIDKSTLVDTLSMNILEKQRLKNLKQESSEQKDPIYPPLFQDDELPSVPIQIGRLKDREKVPIPPPPCRNDFSMRQFNPLEDEHLRSMHLWNHVGCNDAKFNGPFERTIKMMSKNNVAIRSKDRRLSDVEYYGDNEDLPSTHISFRLDSVMQLINFDFPKIEDDGYFSKECLDSAWYLYENYQTALHECTTAFAVIRPPSGRTIKPGFVEDGLTTDECSEFHMMGRHIHGFFQVWREEDRGWRESNGKWVPRRYLVDIYNHIMFPLFVKWELWPSTLKWAFDKYSLYGLRLMSMIRRHPQELLNAGENLFSRYPSHLLESNRYDMSTTKGRNQYLSAIQMENNRVVDKHMHSSAYKLLIEEDGRRRKRKPKDEALLGVAAKVRTPRKVLEPPLFAPTRFISSSTPKQRALLVQKENLEKTMINQVPPVVNTPPSPQQTASQLKKTPTSATKRHLPEIEQELKSESVPAPPPTKKMSIIADSWDDHVGNSMEEEHVDEKDSEKMEDSEGRQNVWVPQDRGKEYAPEQYARDIIEHSELSDIPAARDHPPQPQQPPPPLPTPKPPRRRKSGQKTDQTTPSSDAEASSDPAPPVPAAPVAPVVPIVPIVPVHPVPLPNGSVNTPKVKTIAKTTARVLYSIKPQIPPIANKTVYPVKKLTPSVVPSPMILNGNTATASPSKNAASVVVRNAYTFSLQQKAPYYPAGMRPKPTQNGIETPPTGAQSLMRAAFYSESHPTRSPLVPYGFVPPVATSSTFVPAATIPSPASRAIAHQKQMLLNTETCRRVMPFNIQMAFKPRRWDPLPKSSGVLAHSNSTIPYVQRVPNNSTQSDFRPRSFSQNSVASPAPAPVPNAIKRREVGNLKSRQYVPWIANSRALVAAAMATMEETAEKMSSSPLLSSQAPMTTLMPTPPPPAPAPAQASAQSTSATPALVDTISAGSTTTETTTGDSNQSNPPLRTYTSHIRKTPGTTLTPEEIGDAIRTESQRFQEDGDEGPTVKSFLMNIYK is encoded by the exons atgtCGTACCGCGTGTTTTCACGCGTCGATCCCCATGTGCCATCGACATCCACAGCTCCACAGCGtcgttttcaagaaaacttgcaaaaattcaagcgattttttccgccaaaCGCACCACCAACACTCTGGGAAGTTTGCTCCTCGAAACAACGCAgcaaatcattgaaaaacacGTTTCAAACG GAAGTACGTGCACTACGAGGACTTAATTTTACAGTATTGCTGAATCCGTACAAA aacTATCTCAATGATCTCACAAATCTATCCGGTTTCACCTTCGATGATCTTTGTCAAGCACTTCGATTCTTTGCATTTTAT aGAAAACAGCCAGTTTTGAAGTCAAATATGGAAGATGCTAACGAATTATTTCGATTAATTGCAAGTTGCATCATTTATTCAAATGATAACTGGAGGGCGTCCATCGATAAATCAACACTAGTGGATACGCTGTCAATGAACATTTTGGAG aagcagAGGCTTAAGAATCTGAAACAAGAATCATCTGAACAAAAAGATCCAATATACCCACCACTATTCCAAGATGATGAGCTACCTTCTGTTCCAATACAAATTGGCAGATTGAAAGACAGAGAAAAAGTACCAATTCCTCCGCCTCCTTGTAGAAATGATTTTTCGATGCGACAATTTAATCCGTTGGAAGATGAACATTTACGATCAATGCACCTGTGGAATCATGTTGGGTGTAATGATGCAAAATTCAATGGGCCATTTGAGAGAACTATCAAAATGATGTCTAAGAATAATGTTGCG ATTCGCTCCAAAGATCGACGATTGAGCGATGTGGAATATTACGGAGACAATGAAGATTTACCATCCACACATATCAGTTTTAGATTAGATTCTGTGATGCAATTGATTAACTTTGATTTCCCCAAAATTGAAGATGATG gaTATTTCTCCAAAGAATGTCTGGATAGTGCATGGTATCTCTACGAGAATTATCAAACTGCTCTTCATGAATGCACAACTGCTTTCGCAGTTATCCGACCTCCATCTGGACGTACAATCAAGCCGGGATTCGTTGAAGATGGCCTAACTACAGACGAATGTTCAGAATTTCATATGATGGGACGACATATTCATGGATTTTTCCAAGTATGGAGGGAAGAGGATCGTGGATGGAGAGAATCAAATGGAAAATGGGTCCCACGGCGATATTTGGTGGATATCTACAATCATATTATGTTTCCATTATTCGTAAAATGGGAACTTTGGCCGTCAACATTGAAATGGGCTTTTGATAAGTACAGCTTGTATGGATTAAGACTAATGTCAATGATTAGAAGACATCCACAAGAATTGTTGAATGCTGGAGAGAACTTATTTTCGAGGTATCCATCGCATTTGTTGGAATCGAATAGATATGATATGAGCACTACGAAAGGACGGAATCAGTATTTATCAGCAATTCAAATGGAGAATAATCGAGTTGTGGACAAGCATATGCACAGTTcg gcttacAAGCTTCTTATCGAAGAGGACGGAAGAAGGAGAAAGAGGAAACCGAAGGATGAAGCTCTACTCGGAGTTGCTGCAAAAGTACGAACACCTCGAAAAGTTCTTGAGCCACCTCTATTTGCTCCAACTCGATTTATTTCTTCATCAACTCCAAAACAACGCGCCCTGCTTGTTCAAAAAGAGAATTTGGAGAAAACAATGATTAATCAAGTGCCACCAGTTGTAAATACACCACCATCCCCACAACAGACTGCTTCACAACTCAAAAAGACGCCAACTTCGGCTACAAAACGTCATTTACCGGAAATTGAGCAAGAATTGAAGTCGGAATCTGTCCCAGCTCCACCACCAACCAAGAAAATGTCAATTATAGCTGACAGTTGGGATGATCATGTTGGTAATTCGATGGAAGAAGAACATGTAGATGAGAAGGATTCGGAGAAAATGGAAGATTCAGAAGGAAGACAGAATGTTTGGGTTCCACAGGATCGAGGAAAAGAATATGCACCTGAACAATATGCGCGAGATATTATCGAACATT CCGAACTTTCAGATATTCCTGCTGCTCGAGATCATCCACCTCAACCACAACAACCACCACCTCCACTACCAACGCCGAAGCCTCCACGAAGACGGAAATCCGGTCAGAAAACTGATCAAACGACTCCATCATCAGACGCCGAAGCTTCATCCGATCCTGCACCGCCTGTTCCTGCTGCTCCAGTGGCTCCTGTTGTTCCAATTGTTCCAATTGTTCCAGTTCATCCTGTACCTTTGCCAAACGGAAGTGTAAATACTCCAAAAGTGAAGACGATTGCAAAGACAACAGCACGAGTACTGTATTCCATTAAACCTCAAATACCACCAATTGCGAACAAAACTGTGTATCCTGTCAAGAAGTTGACACCTTCTGTAGTTCCGTCTCCAATGATTTTAAATGGAAATACTGCAACTGCAAGTCCATCGAAAAATGCAGCATCTGTAGTTGTCAGAAATGCATATACATTTTCATTACAGCAAAAAGCTCCAT attatccaGCTGGAATGCGTCCGAAACCAACTCAAAATGGAATTGAAACACCTCCGACAGGAGCACAATCTTTAATGCGTGCAGCCTTCTATAGTGAGAGTCATCCTACACGAAGTCCCCTCGTCCCGTATGGTTTTGTTCCTCCAGTTGCCACATCATCTACTTTTGTACCTGCTGCAACAATACCATCACCTGCTAGCCGAGCAATAGCTCATCAGAAGCAAATGCTCTTAAATACGGAAACGTGTCGACGCGTTATGCCGTTTAATATTCAAATGG CATTCAAACCACGTCGTTGGGATCCTCTTCCGAAATCTTCTGGTGTTTTGGCTCATTCAAATTCAACAATACCATATGTTCAGCGAGTCCCCAACAACTCAACACAATCAGACTTTCGGCCGAGAAGCTTCAGTCAAAATAGTGTTGCTTCCCCGGCTCCTGCTCCTGTTCCAAATGCAATAAAGAGAAGAGAAGTAGGGAATTTAAAATCTCGGCAGTATGTGCCATGGATCGCAAATAGCAGGGCGTTGGTGGCAGCGGCGATGGCAACGATGGAGGAGACGGCTGAAAAGATGTCTTCGAGCCCGTTACTATCGTCACAGGCTCCGATGACAACTTTGATGCCAACTCCTCCTCCTCCGGCTCCGGCTCCTGCTCAAGCATCTGCACAATCAACATCAGCAACTCCAGCATTGGTGGATACAATATCGGCTGGTTCAACGACTACAGAAACAACTACAGGCGATTCAAATCAgtcaaa tcctCCTTTACGGACGTACACATCACACATTCGAAAAACTCCTGGAACAACACTGACACCTGAAGAAATCGGCGACGCGATTCGAACTGAAAGTCAAAGATTTCAAGAGGATGGTGATGAAGGGCCAACAGTGAAAAGCTTCCTAATGAACATCTACAAATGA
- the F41H10.3 gene encoding RNA-directed RNA polymerase (Partially confirmed by transcript evidence) produces MSYRVFSRVDPHVPSTSTAPQRRFQENLQKFKRFFPPNAPPTLWEVCSSKQRSKSLKNTFQTEVRALRGLNFTVLLNPYKNYLNDLTNLSGFTFDDLCQALRFFAFYRKQPVLKSNMEDANELFRLIASCIIYSNDNWRASIDKSTLVDTLSMNILEKQRLKNLKQESSEQKDPIYPPLFQDDELPSVPIQIGRLKDREKVPIPPPPCRNDFSMRQFNPLEDEHLRSMHLWNHVGCNDAKFNGPFERTIKMMSKNNVAIRSKDRRLSDVEYYGDNEDLPSTHISFRLDSVMQLINFDFPKIEDDGYFSKECLDSAWYLYENYQTALHECTTAFAVIRPPSGRTIKPGFVEDGLTTDECSEFHMMGRHIHGFFQVWREEDRGWRESNGKWVPRRYLVDIYNHIMFPLFVKWELWPSTLKWAFDKYSLYGLRLMSMIRRHPQELLNAGENLFSRYPSHLLESNRYDMSTTKGRNQYLSAIQMENNRVVDKHMHSSAYKLLIEEDGRRRKRKPKDEALLGVAAKVRTPRKVLEPPLFAPTRFISSSTPKQRALLVQKENLEKTMINQVPPVVNTPPSPQQTASQLKKTPTSATKRHLPEIEQELKSESVPAPPPTKKMSIIADSWDDHVGNSMEEEHVDEKDSEKMEDSEGRQNVWVPQDRGKEYAPEQYARDIIEHYIPAARDHPPQPQQPPPPLPTPKPPRRRKSGQKTDQTTPSSDAEASSDPAPPVPAAPVAPVVPIVPIVPVHPVPLPNGSVNTPKVKTIAKTTARVLYSIKPQIPPIANKTVYPVKKLTPSVVPSPMILNGNTATASPSKNAASVVVRNAYTFSLQQKAPYYPAGMRPKPTQNGIETPPTGAQSLMRAAFYSESHPTRSPLVPYGFVPPVATSSTFVPAATIPSPASRAIAHQKQMLLNTETCRRVMPFNIQMAFKPRRWDPLPKSSGVLAHSNSTIPYVQRVPNNSTQSDFRPRSFSQNSVASPAPAPVPNAIKRREGVGGSGDGNDGGDG; encoded by the exons atgtCGTACCGCGTGTTTTCACGCGTCGATCCCCATGTGCCATCGACATCCACAGCTCCACAGCGtcgttttcaagaaaacttgcaaaaattcaagcgattttttccgccaaaCGCACCACCAACACTCTGGGAAGTTTGCTCCTCGAAACAACGCAgcaaatcattgaaaaacacGTTTCAAACG GAAGTACGTGCACTACGAGGACTTAATTTTACAGTATTGCTGAATCCGTACAAA aacTATCTCAATGATCTCACAAATCTATCCGGTTTCACCTTCGATGATCTTTGTCAAGCACTTCGATTCTTTGCATTTTAT aGAAAACAGCCAGTTTTGAAGTCAAATATGGAAGATGCTAACGAATTATTTCGATTAATTGCAAGTTGCATCATTTATTCAAATGATAACTGGAGGGCGTCCATCGATAAATCAACACTAGTGGATACGCTGTCAATGAACATTTTGGAG aagcagAGGCTTAAGAATCTGAAACAAGAATCATCTGAACAAAAAGATCCAATATACCCACCACTATTCCAAGATGATGAGCTACCTTCTGTTCCAATACAAATTGGCAGATTGAAAGACAGAGAAAAAGTACCAATTCCTCCGCCTCCTTGTAGAAATGATTTTTCGATGCGACAATTTAATCCGTTGGAAGATGAACATTTACGATCAATGCACCTGTGGAATCATGTTGGGTGTAATGATGCAAAATTCAATGGGCCATTTGAGAGAACTATCAAAATGATGTCTAAGAATAATGTTGCG ATTCGCTCCAAAGATCGACGATTGAGCGATGTGGAATATTACGGAGACAATGAAGATTTACCATCCACACATATCAGTTTTAGATTAGATTCTGTGATGCAATTGATTAACTTTGATTTCCCCAAAATTGAAGATGATG gaTATTTCTCCAAAGAATGTCTGGATAGTGCATGGTATCTCTACGAGAATTATCAAACTGCTCTTCATGAATGCACAACTGCTTTCGCAGTTATCCGACCTCCATCTGGACGTACAATCAAGCCGGGATTCGTTGAAGATGGCCTAACTACAGACGAATGTTCAGAATTTCATATGATGGGACGACATATTCATGGATTTTTCCAAGTATGGAGGGAAGAGGATCGTGGATGGAGAGAATCAAATGGAAAATGGGTCCCACGGCGATATTTGGTGGATATCTACAATCATATTATGTTTCCATTATTCGTAAAATGGGAACTTTGGCCGTCAACATTGAAATGGGCTTTTGATAAGTACAGCTTGTATGGATTAAGACTAATGTCAATGATTAGAAGACATCCACAAGAATTGTTGAATGCTGGAGAGAACTTATTTTCGAGGTATCCATCGCATTTGTTGGAATCGAATAGATATGATATGAGCACTACGAAAGGACGGAATCAGTATTTATCAGCAATTCAAATGGAGAATAATCGAGTTGTGGACAAGCATATGCACAGTTcg gcttacAAGCTTCTTATCGAAGAGGACGGAAGAAGGAGAAAGAGGAAACCGAAGGATGAAGCTCTACTCGGAGTTGCTGCAAAAGTACGAACACCTCGAAAAGTTCTTGAGCCACCTCTATTTGCTCCAACTCGATTTATTTCTTCATCAACTCCAAAACAACGCGCCCTGCTTGTTCAAAAAGAGAATTTGGAGAAAACAATGATTAATCAAGTGCCACCAGTTGTAAATACACCACCATCCCCACAACAGACTGCTTCACAACTCAAAAAGACGCCAACTTCGGCTACAAAACGTCATTTACCGGAAATTGAGCAAGAATTGAAGTCGGAATCTGTCCCAGCTCCACCACCAACCAAGAAAATGTCAATTATAGCTGACAGTTGGGATGATCATGTTGGTAATTCGATGGAAGAAGAACATGTAGATGAGAAGGATTCGGAGAAAATGGAAGATTCAGAAGGAAGACAGAATGTTTGGGTTCCACAGGATCGAGGAAAAGAATATGCACCTGAACAATATGCGCGAGATATTATCGAACATT ATATTCCTGCTGCTCGAGATCATCCACCTCAACCACAACAACCACCACCTCCACTACCAACGCCGAAGCCTCCACGAAGACGGAAATCCGGTCAGAAAACTGATCAAACGACTCCATCATCAGACGCCGAAGCTTCATCCGATCCTGCACCGCCTGTTCCTGCTGCTCCAGTGGCTCCTGTTGTTCCAATTGTTCCAATTGTTCCAGTTCATCCTGTACCTTTGCCAAACGGAAGTGTAAATACTCCAAAAGTGAAGACGATTGCAAAGACAACAGCACGAGTACTGTATTCCATTAAACCTCAAATACCACCAATTGCGAACAAAACTGTGTATCCTGTCAAGAAGTTGACACCTTCTGTAGTTCCGTCTCCAATGATTTTAAATGGAAATACTGCAACTGCAAGTCCATCGAAAAATGCAGCATCTGTAGTTGTCAGAAATGCATATACATTTTCATTACAGCAAAAAGCTCCAT attatccaGCTGGAATGCGTCCGAAACCAACTCAAAATGGAATTGAAACACCTCCGACAGGAGCACAATCTTTAATGCGTGCAGCCTTCTATAGTGAGAGTCATCCTACACGAAGTCCCCTCGTCCCGTATGGTTTTGTTCCTCCAGTTGCCACATCATCTACTTTTGTACCTGCTGCAACAATACCATCACCTGCTAGCCGAGCAATAGCTCATCAGAAGCAAATGCTCTTAAATACGGAAACGTGTCGACGCGTTATGCCGTTTAATATTCAAATGG CATTCAAACCACGTCGTTGGGATCCTCTTCCGAAATCTTCTGGTGTTTTGGCTCATTCAAATTCAACAATACCATATGTTCAGCGAGTCCCCAACAACTCAACACAATCAGACTTTCGGCCGAGAAGCTTCAGTCAAAATAGTGTTGCTTCCCCGGCTCCTGCTCCTGTTCCAAATGCAATAAAGAGAAGAGAA GGCGTTGGTGGCAGCGGCGATGGCAACGATGGAGGAGACGGCTGA